CACTGTGAGCGACTTCCCTGTGAGACAGGTATCTGTACGACCGGTCCAACTTTACTTACGTGACGTAAGGCAATTTTGGCTCTTTAACTGCCCATTGGCTTGGGTCGCATGATTGCACCTTTGGATAGTTCGTAGTTCCACTAACCTTGGCGCTGCAGAGGTCTCCTGTCCAGTGTCGAAGAATATTTGTGCATACATCAAACAGTAGCCATCAAATTAGGAGGGACCCTCTGGTAGGACAGCTGATGGTGAAAGCTCACACTTTTTGATTGGGAAAAGAACGCTCCAAATTGATGGAAAAGAGAGCTGGAATGATATTGCAGGATTCTGGCCCCAATATGGATAAGATCTCTTCATAGGCTTGCAATAGGTTTGGCATGCTTCGCCAGTGTTGCTGCAATGGATTTACGGGTTTGCACAGAGAACTTGGATGGAAAGGTGCCGCCATTGTTGATGAGTCCTCTCTGTTCACGTTCGGTGGGTTGAATGTAGGAAGCGACAGCCATCTGCACTTTTTATCAGAATGGGTACCCCAATTGCTCGCTTCATTCACCTTTCCTTGGCACTAACTTGCCGCGTCATTGGAGGCATATCAATTGATGTATGCATTCAATGAAGAATGCTCGGAAAGTTGCTCGGCCATGTGGGGCTGTGGTGTGTGGACATTCCAAGCGCTCATCCAGGCTCATGGCTTCGACTGTTGAGAAGGATCTATGCCAGATTCGTCCTGCTCCATATCATCCTAGGATTGAACCATTCCAGTCCTCAGAGAAAATGACATTTGGGAAGTGGGTCGCTCAAAAATATCAGCGCATGTCACTCCTGCTTGTGAACATTGCAGTGGCAGTTGGCCTAAAGACGGGCATTCGACGCTGTTTCATAAATATCTCAGCGGTCATCAGTCATCAGGTCATGAAAGTTCACATGACACATGGTCTACTGCGCAGTGCCCAAATGGTCTACCGAGGAGCGTCCAACTTATCATACTAGGATCAACACGTTCTAATGACCAGAGAATGACAATTCGTTGAAGTGGATGCCAACTGATCAGCCAATATCTCCTTACTTGTGAGCATTGCAAAGGAAGCTGGCCTAAAGATGTGTTACCTTCATGTACAAGCTTGACAGCTGATAAACGAGCACATTTTGTATAAACATGTTTTTGAACGAAAACGGCATGagagtgtgcctatttcattgataaagagATAGATACATCCGGCTAACcggaaagaaacaaagaaagacgGAACAGGGATTTCGCTCCCGCTATAATCCAAAGGTTGGCCAAGGACCTGATTTTGGCCGTCAACGATACGATGGCACCGATGAACATGGACATCAGTGATGTCCATGGTAATGCCCGTCACTCTATGGTCCTGTAAGCTCAGTTCACATCGCATTGTCCACTGAGCAGTCATGGCTGGTGCACTAGCCGGAAAAGGAGGCTGGAGAAGGCGATGCGACCGCGCGGCGGGAGGAAGACAACATGTTGGAAGGGACGACGTGACTCCTGTACAAACAGCAGGGGCGCCACCGAGCGGGGAAGCCGGTGTTCGTGGGGGAGCCAATAATGCCGGCGAGATGCGTGGTACGCGATGATGGCGCGCCTGACTTGACGCCGTGCCGGAGCCGGTGCTCCGTGGCCATTCTGAAGGCTGCAGGTTCAGAAGCTGAAGGCACCTGATTCTTCAGACGGAGGCGCTAGATGTAGGTCTGCCAATCTCGGGGACCTGCTATTGTGCAGCTGCCTGTACTGTACAGTTGTTGAAGTGCCGAACAGTAGGTAATGGTGCCATACTGCCATGGCAGTCGATAATAGTGCCATAGTGCCATGCTTGCGTGCAGCGTCAGTGGTTTGGGTTCGTGCTCTGCATTTGTACGTTTGTGCCCGCTGAGAAGTGGAAAGATCGTAAACATGCGATGCATTTTGGGCGGCCACCGGTTAAGTCAACTTCTGACGCTGCGTGTTCTGCGCAGATGGGGAAACATGTGGCCCAATGGCAACACCCGGCCCACTCGTACCTGGTACGTTGAGCCCAtgatgtctttttttttaacgaaccaaGTAGAAGAGCTGCTGATCATATTGATAAAGAAGAAAACTCAGATTGAGCGAACAACAATCCTCGAAAAGGGATCGACAATGGGGAAAAAACAACTGCAAACCTACAACTACTAACTACGACTAAGAATGACAACTCCGCTAATAGATGACTTCACTCACAACATGAGCTGCATTAGCACAACATCATCCTCAGACCAGCAGGTCCAAGAAGGGATGACTTTTCAAACCTTTTAGTGGCTTGAGGTGGTCCGGTAGCAACAAATCCTTGAGACGGTCTGCATAGTCTTGAATTGCATCCTCGTTGAGATTCCCATCATTCCCAAGAATGCCCAAATCTTTTAACACACTACGTTGGGCAAGGTGGTCACTTCGACGAAGTGAGGATCTGTTGTAAGACTTGAGCTGGCATCTTGTTGTCATGGACAGTGGTGAGGGGGGGTGTATAGGAGGACATCAAAGATACTCTCCATTTATAGATGTGGTGTCAGGAGATGACACTACCTCTAATGATGGATCCTCAGTCAGTCGAGCTTCTTCTACCTTGACCTCTAGAATAGGTAGGGTCATCTTTGATGGTGATGAGAAATATGGGATCCTCGATTGTCATACCCATACCCGAGACAATTTCCTCATCGTCGTAAGCGTCTTCCACCACGACAATATCCTCAAAAGAGGTGTCCACTTGCTGGGTCATTCGCTCGGTGATCATGTCCTCACAACCTATAGTGGTCATGGCCAAAGGCGTTGCCACCACAACTGCCTCCTTGAAGATGAGAAGCACATGATCCTTGGTGATCGACTGTCGAGCAGTATCTACAACAGCACCATCTTCGGAAGAGGCGACAACTTGGAGCAGTGTGTGCTCCATGGAGAGCTCCTCGTACTCCTTTGCTTTAGAGGGCTGTGAGGGCATTGCATCCAACTTGTTGGTGAGATCTTCAACGGCTACGGTTTCAGAGATGGAATCAAGGGtccgcacctcctcctcctttgtggttgtggGCATCACATCCATCAAGTTGGCCTTAGAAAGCTTTCGGCTGCCAAGGTTTGCAATCTCATAGGCCTACGTCTAAATTCCCGTAAGAAAAAAATTAACCATTCACCGTAAATTCATTATCAGAGGTAATAATCATATGAGGTGCTGGTAGTGGACATCCCTTTTGACAAATGTTCATTTTGCAACTCCGTTTTCTTTAACCGAAAGAAAAAGTTTATGCACTTTTAGGCAAAGTGACGAGCAAGGTGTGccattaattaattattaaacTGAATGAACCAGCCTGCCTAGCTACTCTCCCTTTGCAAGGTTCTTGGTCAAATGATCCCCTAGCTAGCTAGTGTCTAGCAGACACACGTGTATGTACTACGTACATGTACAAAAGCCTCTGGAACAAACCATGTTTTGATGATCCAATAATTCACCTAACTAATCCCGGTATGTGCATGCGATCATTGGCTGCAAATTAACCTCCGAAAGAGAGAGAATCCATCCTGTCGTAGCGTCATGCACGCGCGGGTCGCCAGAGCAGGTCAAGCATCAGCTAGCTAGTGCTGTCGCTGCTACTTCTGAACGTTGCCGTCTTCAAGTTTGGCGTAAAGATAGACGAGGAGCCGAAAAAAATATCTATCCTCGCAGCCGGCAGCACGCTCACTTGCCATCAGCGCCGCCGCGTGCAAATTGACTTGGTCACATGCATGGTCTAGTGTAAAGCGCGCGGCacaagagagggagagagaaggaaaagaagccggaggaagcgatcgattTGGCGCGCACAGAATCGATGCATATGCATGGTAAGAAAAGCGTGCAGGCCTAGCTCCTGGAAAGGGGCGGCCCAATGGGATTGTTCTCACAGTAGTATTGTACAAATGAGCCCATGAGAGGAAGGCCCAAGTTCCTATCGAGTCCGGGGATCCTGTCAGATTTGGCGGTGGCCTATTTCGTTTCGTCTAAAAGATGCGCTCGCGATTTTTCAAGAACGGACGCAGCCATCAGGTTTGTTCGTCAGGTATGAAACATATCTCTGTGCAATGGCATGAGGCCAATAAAAATATGCTTCGTCGTTTCATTGAAGGGCAGAAATCGTACTTCTACCATCACTTAACAGCCCTCCAACGCTCATGTAACGGAAGAGGCATGCAGCGGATAAAAATTTTGAAGAAATGGCATGTAAAAGAAACTGATTTTTTGGATGGCATGCCATTGCCAGGAAAGAGCAATAATTTCCAACGTGATCGAGGGAATTACACAGGCATACGGAATATGCATAGCATATGGGTGAGAACTGAGCAGTAGTTCACCCTTCAGAGTTCTCTTGATGGATAGCAGCCGCAGTTGGTGGTGTAGATATCTGCTTGTCGCGAAGCTTGTCGAAGATGGGATCCCTCAGTATCTCTTTCACAGAAGGGCGCCTTTTTGGATCAGCGTGCATCATTGACTGTAAACAAGCAGAACGAGAGTGTTAAGTAGGATCGCGTGTTATAAGAGAGCAAAATGCTTCTGACAGGCTGAGACTAGCAGCGGTCACGCTAGCTAATACGCATGCTGAACGACAGGACTAGAAATGTAATTAAGGTAACAAATAAAATAGCTACCAAATTGTATCACGAGAGAAGCATTTCCCAAGAAAGAACCTGACTGGAAGGGTTCTGTAGTAGAAAAGGAGCCATATCAAACTAAACAGATCGAAGGGTAAGTCACAAGTGGTGTTATACCTGAATTAAACGCCCAAGCTCGTCTGGGATTTTGGAGGTAAATCTAAGTTACCCATACGAAGTTTGTTGAACTCATCTCCTTCTCTAGGAAGTTCCTGGCCTCTTACAAGCTCATAGGTAGATGCCCCAAGAGAAAAGATATCTACCTTGTCAAGATGCTCACACCTACCACCATTCAGTATCTCAGCAGGCATATAACGGCGATCTCCTCCTTCAACTCCCTCTTTAATAATACTTGTAAATTCAGCACAGCCAAAGTCTCCAAGTTTATAAACACCATTATTGCTGCGATACATGTTATCTGGCTTCACATCAAGGTGTGCTATGCCACCTCCATGAATGAAATCCAAGCCCTTGGAGACCTTTAATTTCACAAGATTTATGTTAGTATTAGTATGTGATTTGCACATGAAACATATGAGATCCATTCACTGCTGATCTGAACTAGAAATGCTTGCAGGTATTAGTACTTTATGAACTTCCAGAGTTTACAATAAATTCTTGCAAGAAATGCCGATCTGGGTTTTAATACCAAGTTTGGTAGTTTGTAAGAAGgcaaaaaagggggaaaaaacgTGTGCTGGAAAATCTAGTTTGTAAACCTTACACTGCACAATTAGAATGGCTTCTATATATTGTGATGTAGAGGCCGAGATATTTAttattcctttatctaaaaaaattagaacCTCTTCATTATGGTTATAACCAACTAAATTTCATATCATCACTATGGTGATttggctttggttttgtttgatgaGCTAGACCAACCCAACATATCAAGTCAAAATTAAATATGGATGGTGTCTAGATGAAACGCATTTTCCATGAGTAACTACAGCAGCATTTAACCTAATTTCGAGAAACTTGCAGGCGCAAGCTACAATCGTAATCTTGTTCTATTCTAacagaaatttgaattttgctATGGATACTAACAAAAGTACCAAGAACAGACTGAAAAACCTGATATAGCATTTCCAAAGCTTCCAGCGGGTCTAAAGACGCTCCTATTTTCTCTGATAAGCAGGAGTCGCACCATTCCATCTGGATATAAAGTCTATCGAACTCGAACCAATGAGTGATTAGTTCAACTATGCTGTTCTCATGGGATCCTGGTAAGACATATTACAGATGCTATGAGTTgctaagaaaaatagaaaatataatTGAACATGAGATGATCCCCAAATTTTAACTTCACGCAATGCTTCATCCCTGCAATAGAGAAACAACAGGAAAAATTAGCGGGTCATGGACACATCGATAAAGCATATGGTTTGGTTTACTAATACAGCTACCGTTTCATGTCATCGGACAGTTTATCCTTGGTCACTTTTACTGCAAATGCTTTACCACCTTCTTTTCCACAACCTCTGTACACATAACCAAAATGGCCCTCACCAATCTTCTGAAAATTACCTCgcagaaaaaaaactaaaaattaAGCATGCTGCGAGCAAAGACAACACAAAATCATGAGAGGGATCATCGAGTGGTCAGATCGCCTCCACTACAAGTGCTTAAGATGGTAAGAGGGACGGTCGTGTTTTTAGACGAATGGGAGCGATCATGTTAGAAGAGACAGGTCGAATAATGAGCATCAGGGGAGAATGGGAAGAGGAGGTGAGATGCTACCTCTTTGGCAAGGAAGACAGTAGTGGGTCGGATCAAACATTAAGATATGTAGTGTCAAGCCCCTAACTCTCTATGTTGCTTCCGATAAAGCAGGGGAAAACGACACAAAATGTATTGATGTGACTGACTGGAATGTGAACAGATCATCGCTACAAATTGAGAGCATACCTCTAACCCACGGAAATTGGTGGTTAGCCGACTCTGAAGAGCGAGAGGATCAAAGATCTTTTCATTCCCAAGCTCAGTGGATCCAAAACCTACGGGGAAATATTCCCTGAGCATTAGTGACAGTGATTCATTTCTACAGGCAGTAAATACAGTAAGTGCCACGCCGTAAGCACATGAAACTAATAAGGGTCTCACGTTCTTTCCCGGCAAGCTTGTCCAGCCGAGGAAATTCGTCGTCCTTCAAATGCCTATATGGGTCCTTCAATGGCCAAacacaaagaaacaaaaatatatatcGGGCGATTAATTAAAGGGCATGTCATATATTCCAAACAAAACCTgaaaaagaagcagcagcagggggAGGTGTTTATTACCTTTCCCTCCTTATCTTGTAATATGCTTCGCATGGAGTCGAGCATATCGCTGCAAAACACCGACCGATATGTATATCAGAGCCGGGCACTGAAAATCGTAGCAGGAAATGCACCTGTCGGCGTCGAAGATGATGCTCGATGGTGATCGGATCGGATCGATCGGGGAAACATGCATAATACCTGTCGACGAAAAGGCCCCATCGActgtcctcgtcgtcgtcggcagcCCCCATGGCGGCAACAGGCATCTTCATCTTCGATTCCTCGGGCACCGGCGACATCGGTTCCGCTCCAAAGCTGTCTGCTCCTTGGTAAGCTGGGGTTGCGCCGGGGGGACGGGGCGGCTGTCTTATATAAGCTTAGTTTACTGTTGAGATTAGGGACTTTGGAAAATTGATGGGGGGCCAGCGGCCAATGTTGACCATTGAGAAGCTCCGTCCTTGACAAAGCGAGAGCGGTAGCGCTGTGTGTATACCTcgcttcctttttcttctgcgATTATATATAGTTAGAACAAAAAGAATATGGTTCTTTTTTGGAGGAAGGACAGTTCCATCTCAAAGCATAAAGACAAAGCGTTCCAGGTTAGTTGGAAAGGATGAACGGAGCAGTCGCGCACTCACTCCAGAGTCTCCCACTGTCCCCCGCTCCACATCACCTTTTGTTTTTCAGAACAGAAAAGGCCGAGCCTCTAACGTTAAGAAGATTTGCTTGTttgttgcaagttgcaacacgTTGGCTGGCTCGACGCCCCAGTGCAGCCAATACATCTCTCAACTTACTAACAAGCTCAGCATTCGTGCGGTACATTGTTCAGAAACAAGCTCAGCATTCATGCGGTACATTATTCTTATCCCACTCGTAGATTAGATTATATTACATCAGATGACAGCGGCCTGCGAGAAATTCAGAGCACCTCAAGCATGGAGGGATGGATGGGAAACGGAGAGCGTGCAGAGCACTGAGCACCCAAGGAAAGGAGAGGCCCGGATGGAAAAGTTGAAGAGGAAGGAGGCGTTAAAAGCAAGGGCCGGCAAACAACCACGCACACCAAACAAACTTTCCTCGGGTTTATTGCCCTAAAAAAAGCTTTCCTCGGGTTTCTGCAGCGCTTGCGTTGCCTTGTCTACAGATTGTTTTCATTTCATTGGAACGATTTGGAAAACCATCTGAATCCGAACCAACACAATAGTACACTCCAAACCACCAAACTGCTTGGCCCTCCAGATCGAACCTAACCATATGCCGGTCAACGAGTACGAAACTCCAAAAGTGGAAAGCAGACCAGTATCAGCACAAAGCCACAAACCAATAGCCGCAAGTGGGAATCCACGAAAAGATAGGGGAGTGATTGCGCGAGCGCTTAGATGGCGGCCAGGCCGAATGCCGGCCGGCGGGTCTCTTTCAGACCAGAGCTCGCGTCGCGATCAAACCAACTATATGTACCCAgagcggttgtttcttccaaccgtcgtaGTTATTTTACAAAAAAATCCCTCAATTTTTTCTTAATCAACCCACAGTTCTTGGAATATA
This portion of the Setaria viridis chromosome 7, Setaria_viridis_v4.0, whole genome shotgun sequence genome encodes:
- the LOC117865301 gene encoding uncharacterized protein isoform X1; amino-acid sequence: MSPVPEESKMKMPVAAMGAADDDEDSRWGLFVDSDMLDSMRSILQDKEGKDPYRHLKDDEFPRLDKLAGKERFGSTELGNEKIFDPLALQSRLTTNFRGLEKIGEGHFGYVYRGCGKEGGKAFAVKVTKDKLSDDMKRDEALREVKIWGSSHVQLYFLFFLATHSICNMSYQDPMRTA
- the LOC117865301 gene encoding uncharacterized protein isoform X2, whose translation is MSPVPEESKMKMPVAAMGAADDDEDSRWGLFVDSDMLDSMRSILQDKEGKDPYRHLKDDEFPRLDKLAGKERFGSTELGNEKIFDPLALQSRLTTNFRGLEVCSQFVAMICSHSSQSHQYILCRFPLLYRKQHRELGA